The region ATTGGCGCGTCCAGGATCAGTCGGCCGTCGAGGTAGGCGATGTCGTCCAGGTACTCGTCGGGGGTCGGCCCGATCCATCGCACCACGGAGTACCCGTCGGCCCGGTTGTGGGCGGCGGTGAGCAGTTCGTCGAGGTGCGCCTGGTCCAGTGTGGTCACGTCGAGCCGGCGGCGGACGTCGACCAGGGCGTTCTTCGCACCCAGCGAGGTGGCGAACTCCCGACCGGGCTCGATCCGGGACGGCTCACCGGGCAACGGGGCCGCCGACACCCCGTTCATCCGCTTACGTCCGAGTTCCCGGAGGGTACGCAGCGCGTACGCGTGCAGCGCCCGGCCGACCCCTTGGCGCCTGTACTCCGGCAGCACCTCGATGTCCACCGACGAGTTCTCGGTGTTCTCCAGCTGGGGCAGTTCGATGCTCATGTATCCGACCGCCCGGCCGTCGAGGTGGGCGAGTACGGGTTGCGTCTCCTCGCCGGGCATCGGATGGCGCAGCTGACCGAAGAAGCGTTGGCGACAGAGCGGGGGGAAGTCCGGCAGGTCGGCGGCGATGACCGCGGACCGGACCGCGTACGCCTGCTCGACCGCGAGGTCGTCGGCGACGTCGAGTGGGGTAACGATGAGCCCTACGGTGGTGGCGACGGTGTCCATGTTCCCGAGGGTGCCCGGCGTCCGCGATGAACGCGAATGAATTAGCCGGGGGTCGTTGGTCGGGAGGACGATCGCACAACGCCTCCGGCGCTGGGTCGTAAGAGCTTCAAAAGTCTACGGCGATGCGCCCTCCCGCACGGAGCATTTTGCGTCGCCCGGTTCGCGCCGTCAAGCCCCGCACGGGGTATTTTGCTAACGGGTGGCAAATCGTCAGCTACCCACCGCATCGGATAGATCCACCGATCAGCCCACTTGTCCTGGTCCGATCGGCTGACGGCGACCTCCGATGAGTGGGTCGCCATCAGCCGTCGGGCCAGCCACTTCAGCCCAGCAGCCCGGCCTCGCGCGCCGCCTTCAGCGACGGCTTGACCCGGTACGTCGGCCCCACCAGCGACGCCACCGCGTCGATGGTCTTGAGTCCCTCGCCGGTGTTGTAGACAACGGTCTCGGCGGTCGGGTCGAGCCGTCCGCTCGCCACCAGCTTGCGCAGGCAGGCCACCGTAACCCCGCCCGCCGTCTCGGCGAACACCCCGGTCGTACGCGCCAACAGCCGGATCGCGTCGCGGATCTCGTCGTCGTCGGCGTACTCCATCCAGCCGCCGGTACGCCGCACCGCCTCCAGCGCGTACACCCCGGCGGCCGGGTCGCCGATGTTGAGCGACTTGGCGATGCCGGTCGGCTTCACCGGCACGATGGTGTCGGTGTCGTTGTGCAGGGCGGTCGCGATCGGGTTACACCCGGCCGACTGGGCGCCGAACACCTTCCAGCCGTTGGCCGGCGCCTCGACCAGGCCGATCTCGACCAGCTCGCTGAACGCCTTGTCAATCTTGGTCAGCAGCTCGCCGCTGGCCATCGGGATGACCACCTGTTCGGGGATGCGCCAGCCGAGTTGCTCGGCCACCTCGTACCCCAGGGTCTTCGAACCCTCGGCGTAGTACGGCCGCACGTTGACGTTGACGAACGCGGTGTCCTCGAACTCGTCGGTCTCCACCAGCTCGCCGCAGAGCCGGTTCACGTCGTCGTACGAGCCGTCGATGGCGACCAGGTCGCCGCCGTACACGGCGGTGGTGATGATCTTTCCCTGCTCCAGGTCGGCCGGGATGAACACGATCGAGGGGACCCCGGCGCGGGCCGCGTGCGCGGCGACCGAGTTGGCCAGGTTGCCGGTGGAGGCGCAGGCGAACCGGTTGAAGCCGAGGCCGCGCGCGGCGGTCAGCGCCACCGAGACCACCCGGTCCTTGAACGAGTGAGTGGGGTTGGCACTGTCGTCCTTGACCCAGAGCGGCGCGGTGATGCCCAGCTCGGCGGCGAGGTGCGGAGCGGCGACCAGCGGGGTCAGGCCGGGGTCGAGGGTGACCCGGGTGGCCGGGTCCTGGCCGGCGGGGAGCAGCGCGGCGTACCGCCAGATGTTCTGCGGGCCGGCCTCGATGTCCGCTCGGGTGACCTTCGCCAGGGCTTCCTGGTCGTAGGCGACCTCAAGCGGGCCGAAACACTCGTAACAGGCGTGCTGCGCGATCAGCGGGTACTGCGCGCCGCAGCCCCGGCAGACCAGCGCGCGGGCCGGATTTACCGGCGCGTCACTGTCAGCAGCGGTAGCGGAACTCTGGGTCTCGCCGAGGATCGCAGTCATGCGATGTCGTCCTCTCATCTTTCCCAACGCCGCACGGTGCGGCGGGGACGGACTTGGCACCTGCCACGATCGGCTCGTCATCGAGCCGGCGGGTGGTTGCCGGGGCTTCATCGGGCCGTATCCCTCTGCCCCTCTGGATGAGGTATTCAGTTGTAGGGCCGATCCTACGGCCGAACGCCGCCGCAACCCAGCACCCCACCACCCCTTGTGACCCACACCCCACCCGACGCGCCCGCCACCCGCCCCACCCCGAACCAGCCAAGATCCGCACACTTTCGCGGAGGGAGTGGCTGTCGCGGGCAAAACAACCACTCTTTCAGCGAAAGTGTGGAGATCTCGCGGCGTGCGGGGTACGGGTTTACCACCAGACCCGCCGGCAATACCCGGCAGTCGACGCGAAAGCCGTGCCGTAGCTGTCGGTCACGTACACCGTCACGTCGTAGTACATGTTGAACAAGCAGCTCTTACGCACGCTGGTCTTGCCGTCCCATGCGGGGCGGTGGGCGCCGTCGACGAACCATTGGATGGTCACCGGCTCGACGGCGCCCGCGTACTCCACCAAGCAGGCCAGGGTGGATGCGCCGGACTCGCAGTCCAGGTATTTGATGGCGGGGTAGGCGCTGGCCGGGGTAGTCGGCGCGAGCGCGATGGCGAGGCTACCGAACAGGGCCACGAGGAACCCGGTGATCCGCTTCACTGACGGCGATGACAGCATTCGACCTCCTTGGAGATTAGGCGGATTGACCACCGGCACTGCCTCGCCGGCAGATTCAATCTTAATCACCTCAGCGGGACGCACGATAGATCAGCCATCAAGACAATCATCTTGGTCGATGCATAGTCTGCCAAGCAGTCGGTAACGCTCGATTGCTTTCATTCAAGAGCTATGCCGGCAAAAAGGAATTCGAAATAAACTGTACGGGATGTCGCCGACCCTCACTCGGCTGTCGTACTCGGCGAGCGATTCCCGGCGCCGGCACCTCACCCCAGCCGACGGTCAGCTGACCACGTCCTTGCGGGTGAAGCGCCAGAAGGCAAGGCTCCAGAAGATGGTGGCGTAGCTGATCGCCGAGATGCAGCCCCGTACGATGTCGTCGGTCTGGATCGGGGTGGAGAGCAGGCCCAGCCACGCAGTGCTGTAATGGGTCGGCAGAAAGTCGCGGACCACGCCGAGGGCCTCGATCTGGTCCAGGATGCTGGACAGGATCCAGAGCAGCACGGCGCCGCCGACCGCGCCCAGGGCGGCATCGGTGGTGACCGAGAGCAGGAACGCCAGCCCGGCCACCACCAGCAGCGCCACCGCCAGATAGCCGAGGATGCCGAGCAACCGAAGCAGGCCCTCGCCGGCCGGGATCTGCGCGGCGACGGTGCTCTGCAACGGCTCCCAGCCGTACCGGATGGTGCCGGCGAGCAGGGCGGTGCCGATCAGCAGTAGCAACGCCAGCCCGGAGTACGCGAGCGCCACGACCAGCTTCACCGCCAGCAGGCGGGACCGGGGCACCGGGACCGCCAGCAGGTAACGCAGGCTGCCCCAGCTCGCCTCGCTGGCCACGGTGTCGCCGCAGAACAGCGCCACCACGACGACCAGCAGGAACGACGACGACACGAAGATGCAGAACAGGGCGAAGTTGAGCCCGCCCGTGGTGGCGAGGTCGATCAGGCTGGCGAACTCGTTGTTGCCGTTGTCGTCGTCACCGCCCGCGTTGAACTGGAACGCGATCAGCACGATGATCGGCAGCAGGACCATCGCCGCCAACGTCAACTGCGTACGCCGACGCGCGAACTGCCGGCGCCACTCGGTCGCCACCGTGAGCGTCGCCCGGGGCCGGTAACCCGTCGCCGCACCCGCGCTCTCGACGGTCACCTGATCCGTGCCGGCCATGTCAGCGGTCCCCGCTTTCCCGAGAATCGGTCATCGTCATCGGTCCCCGCTGCCCCGGGAGTTGTCGCCGACCAGGGCGAGGAACGCGTCCTCCAGCCGGCGGCGCGGCATCACCCGGTCGACTCCCACGCCGGCCCGGACCAGTTCGGCGACCACCTCGCTGCGGGCGGTCCCGTTCACGTCCACCACCAGCGCCCCGTCCCCGTTGGACAGCACCTGCACCCCGTCCAACCGATCGAGTACGGCCCGCGCGGCGACCGGGTCGCTGACGTCGAACTGCACGCTGGGCGACTCGCCGACGATCTCGTCGACCGGCCCGGAGGCGACGATCGTGCCCTTGTTGACCACCACCGCGTGGGTGCAGGACTGCTCCACCTCGGCCAGCAGGTGGCTGGAGACCAGCACCGCCCGGCCGCCGGTGGCGTACCGGCGGAGCACCCGGCGCATCTCGGCGATCTGCGGCGGGTCGAGCCCGTCGGTCGGTTCGTCCAGCACCAGCAGCTCGGGCAGGCCGAGCATGGCCTGGGCGATGGCCAGCCGCTGCCGCATCCCGTGGCTGTACGTCTTGATCCTGCGGTGTACCGAGTCGCCGAGGCCGGCGATCTCCAGTGCCTCCTCGAAGTGGGCGTCGGCGAGCGGCCGCCCGGTGGCCCGCCAGTACGACCGCAGGTTCGCCAGCCCGCTCAGGTGCGGTAGGAAGCCGGGCCCCTCGACCAGCGAGCCGATCCGGGACAGCACCGGCGAGCCGGGGACCAACCGGTGCCCGAAGACGAAGATCTTGCCGGCGGTCGGCTGGGTCAGCCCCATCAGCACCCGCAGGGTGGTGGTCTTGCCGGCACCGTTCGGCCCGAGCAGGCCGACCACCTGCCCCCGGTGCACCTCGAAGTCCACCCGGGATACGGCGACGAAGCCGTCCGCGTACTCCTTGCGCAGGTCGCGGATGACCAGCGGGATGTCGGCGTACTCCGCGGTCACCGAGGTGTCGTGGCGGCGGTGCCGGCGGCGGACCACCAGCAGGACCACGACGAGCCCGACCGCTATCGCGGCGAGCAGGGCGGCCAGCGCCCAGCGCCACAGCACACCGGTGGTGGGGATCGGCTCGCCGCTCACCGTGGGCAGGGTGATCCGGTCGCCGCCGAGCGCGACCGAGTAGACGGTCGGTTCGACCGGGGTGGCGTAGCCCTGGTCGGAGGTGGCCACCACCAGCGCGAGCCGGTGTCCGGCCTCGACCCGGTGCACGATCGCCGGCAGGGTCACCCGGGCCGGCGCGGCACCGGCCAGGTCGGCCGGGAGGCCGGTCAGCCGGACCGGCGCGATCAGGCCGCCGGGTAGTTCGGCGGTTCCGTCCGGCCCGATGTCGTAGAGCTTGGCGAAGAGCACCGCCTCGCCGGTCGGTGACGCGGCCCGGATCGACACCGTCGGGGCGCCGACCACGTCGACCGGCTCGTCCAGGGGTTCGGTGACGAACCGGGCATGCTGGCCGGGCAGGTCCCCGGCCACCCCGCCGACCACGCCGGAGAGCGCCCCGGCGAACGGCACGGTCGAGATCGCGGCCGGGTTGCCGTTCGGCGGGTTGGCGACCTGCTGCGGCGGGCCGCCGACGGCGACCTCCCGGACACCGCCGCCGGCCTCGGCGTCCGTGCCGGTCAGGCCGGGATAGTCGGCGGTACGGAAGCCGGTGGCGACCAGCCCCCGGTCGAGCGCGTCGAAACCGGCGAGCCGGGACCAGGTGAAGCTGGTGCCGGGGTCGGCGGCGTCGCCGCGTACGTAGTGGTCGAGCCACTGAACGG is a window of Micromonospora sp. NBC_01699 DNA encoding:
- a CDS encoding GNAT family N-acetyltransferase, yielding MDTVATTVGLIVTPLDVADDLAVEQAYAVRSAVIAADLPDFPPLCRQRFFGQLRHPMPGEETQPVLAHLDGRAVGYMSIELPQLENTENSSVDIEVLPEYRRQGVGRALHAYALRTLRELGRKRMNGVSAAPLPGEPSRIEPGREFATSLGAKNALVDVRRRLDVTTLDQAHLDELLTAAHNRADGYSVVRWIGPTPDEYLDDIAYLDGRLILDAPMGDLEWEPATPDRERIRAVDEALRVRGRRLYSTAIRHDASGKVVAWTLIDVGATPDWHAYQQITIVDPDHRGHRLGTIAKIENLRYALSHEPALRIIDTWNAAVNDHMITINEAIGFHPTDAWNNWQLTL
- the thrC gene encoding threonine synthase, whose protein sequence is MTAILGETQSSATAADSDAPVNPARALVCRGCGAQYPLIAQHACYECFGPLEVAYDQEALAKVTRADIEAGPQNIWRYAALLPAGQDPATRVTLDPGLTPLVAAPHLAAELGITAPLWVKDDSANPTHSFKDRVVSVALTAARGLGFNRFACASTGNLANSVAAHAARAGVPSIVFIPADLEQGKIITTAVYGGDLVAIDGSYDDVNRLCGELVETDEFEDTAFVNVNVRPYYAEGSKTLGYEVAEQLGWRIPEQVVIPMASGELLTKIDKAFSELVEIGLVEAPANGWKVFGAQSAGCNPIATALHNDTDTIVPVKPTGIAKSLNIGDPAAGVYALEAVRRTGGWMEYADDDEIRDAIRLLARTTGVFAETAGGVTVACLRKLVASGRLDPTAETVVYNTGEGLKTIDAVASLVGPTYRVKPSLKAAREAGLLG
- a CDS encoding ABC transporter permease produces the protein MAGTDQVTVESAGAATGYRPRATLTVATEWRRQFARRRTQLTLAAMVLLPIIVLIAFQFNAGGDDDNGNNEFASLIDLATTGGLNFALFCIFVSSSFLLVVVVALFCGDTVASEASWGSLRYLLAVPVPRSRLLAVKLVVALAYSGLALLLLIGTALLAGTIRYGWEPLQSTVAAQIPAGEGLLRLLGILGYLAVALLVVAGLAFLLSVTTDAALGAVGGAVLLWILSSILDQIEALGVVRDFLPTHYSTAWLGLLSTPIQTDDIVRGCISAISYATIFWSLAFWRFTRKDVVS
- a CDS encoding alpha/beta fold hydrolase, with protein sequence MALLAALVGWAVWPGGDSFRTEDRLINVRSGPDGNQPVDLDTTFYLPDGAGAAARVPAILLPHGFGGTKESVRADAEDLAEHGYAVLAYSARGFGRSGGEIHLDSPDFEVRDAARLLDWLAARPEIRTDATGDPRVGVVGGSYGGGLALLLAAADPRVDAIVPMITWHDLTASFLPESSGRSNLDGVFKKGWAGVLFGSGGTGPGGLGGLGPGGPGNTASTTGPTAAPTVTPSVAPSTRPGPGIGPGAGPGVGPSSPACGRFAADVCAAYLEIATTGRANEPALALLRRSSPAGVLDRVKAPTLLIQGEADTLFPLSEADANARGIAAAGTPVRVAWFTGGHDGGAGPRSDQDRVKFLTVQWLDHYVRGDAADPGTSFTWSRLAGFDALDRGLVATGFRTADYPGLTGTDAEAGGGVREVAVGGPPQQVANPPNGNPAAISTVPFAGALSGVVGGVAGDLPGQHARFVTEPLDEPVDVVGAPTVSIRAASPTGEAVLFAKLYDIGPDGTAELPGGLIAPVRLTGLPADLAGAAPARVTLPAIVHRVEAGHRLALVVATSDQGYATPVEPTVYSVALGGDRITLPTVSGEPIPTTGVLWRWALAALLAAIAVGLVVVLLVVRRRHRRHDTSVTAEYADIPLVIRDLRKEYADGFVAVSRVDFEVHRGQVVGLLGPNGAGKTTTLRVLMGLTQPTAGKIFVFGHRLVPGSPVLSRIGSLVEGPGFLPHLSGLANLRSYWRATGRPLADAHFEEALEIAGLGDSVHRRIKTYSHGMRQRLAIAQAMLGLPELLVLDEPTDGLDPPQIAEMRRVLRRYATGGRAVLVSSHLLAEVEQSCTHAVVVNKGTIVASGPVDEIVGESPSVQFDVSDPVAARAVLDRLDGVQVLSNGDGALVVDVNGTARSEVVAELVRAGVGVDRVMPRRRLEDAFLALVGDNSRGSGDR